A part of Larkinella insperata genomic DNA contains:
- a CDS encoding OstA-like protein — MNRLLVWLLVLLAGTANAQIGSSPTGGPNELVILKRADQLEGLQSGTEEIRKLIGNVQLQQKNVLMYCDLAIQNLTTNVIEAYGNVRMTQGDTLSVRGDTMFYYGSTRLAKVTGRTVVLKDRKMTLTTRRLDYDLSTGIAYYPVKGRIVDRENILTSREGYYDTRTKLFTFRQDVRLVNPKYTLTADSLLYNSLSKIATFQGPTKIVSKEGTLMAKDGDYNTVSRLSNFQRRATIETEKYTLTGDTLVGNNASDFYTARGNVVLVAKNDQTTLTGDFGRYNRKAGVARMTGHALVRSVTKADTMFMRADTLWSFELPNPKRIKGSKTADSTYRRLIGHKNVLVFKSDLQSKCDSIVYETVDSTIYFFRDPIVWSTNYQMEGDSVTALLKNNRIYKMLLRGHSFVISQDTLQNFNQVKGRTLTAFFGYDPQKDRSDIDRVIVEGNGESLYFAVDDQNKMVGMNRVLCSKMTIRFTDRKVKKISFYGQPDSKLVPPQELKEAEKKLDGFNWRIAERPTKARLLGLPEPSAGGPISSRTNPGKEGPAPAEASATLKREVPVGESKLKGLIRKTSASPDTKAAVQAGSATQKTVSPVTKKNSQPADSVSTGTVKAVNTGTQPVSSPAAESDLERELNKKPVRKKGN; from the coding sequence ATGAACAGGCTACTGGTTTGGTTACTGGTTTTGCTGGCAGGTACGGCAAACGCCCAAATCGGCAGTTCCCCGACTGGCGGTCCGAACGAGCTTGTGATTTTGAAACGCGCCGACCAACTGGAAGGTCTGCAGTCGGGAACGGAAGAGATTCGGAAACTGATCGGCAACGTGCAGCTTCAGCAAAAAAACGTGCTGATGTACTGCGACTTAGCGATTCAGAACTTAACCACCAACGTCATCGAAGCCTACGGGAACGTGCGCATGACGCAGGGAGACACGCTGAGCGTTCGGGGGGATACCATGTTCTACTACGGGTCTACGCGTCTGGCCAAAGTGACGGGCCGTACGGTGGTTCTGAAGGACCGCAAAATGACGCTGACAACCCGCCGTCTGGATTACGACCTGAGCACCGGCATCGCCTATTACCCCGTAAAGGGCCGGATTGTTGACCGGGAAAACATCCTGACCAGCCGCGAAGGGTATTACGACACCCGAACCAAGCTGTTTACTTTCCGTCAGGATGTTCGATTGGTCAACCCAAAGTATACGCTGACCGCTGATTCGTTGCTGTATAACTCGTTGAGTAAAATTGCCACATTTCAGGGACCGACCAAAATTGTGAGCAAGGAAGGGACACTGATGGCCAAAGACGGTGATTACAACACCGTGTCCCGCCTGTCGAACTTTCAGCGCCGGGCCACGATTGAAACTGAGAAATATACCCTGACGGGCGATACGTTGGTTGGCAACAACGCCAGTGACTTTTATACCGCTCGCGGTAACGTTGTGCTGGTGGCCAAAAATGATCAAACAACGCTGACGGGCGATTTCGGGCGGTACAACCGAAAAGCCGGGGTAGCCCGGATGACGGGGCACGCGCTCGTCAGGAGCGTAACCAAAGCCGATACAATGTTTATGCGGGCCGACACGCTCTGGTCATTCGAGCTGCCAAATCCGAAACGGATAAAAGGCAGCAAGACGGCCGATTCAACGTACCGGAGGCTGATTGGGCATAAGAACGTGCTGGTTTTTAAGAGTGATTTGCAGAGTAAGTGTGATTCCATTGTGTACGAAACTGTCGATTCAACGATCTATTTTTTCCGGGATCCAATCGTGTGGAGCACTAATTATCAAATGGAAGGCGACTCTGTGACGGCTTTGTTAAAGAATAACCGAATCTATAAAATGTTACTTCGGGGCCATTCTTTCGTCATATCACAGGACACGTTGCAGAATTTTAACCAGGTAAAAGGCCGGACGCTGACCGCATTTTTCGGGTATGATCCGCAGAAAGACCGCTCGGACATCGACCGGGTCATTGTGGAAGGCAACGGAGAGAGCCTCTACTTTGCCGTCGACGACCAAAATAAAATGGTGGGCATGAACCGGGTGCTGTGCAGTAAAATGACCATTCGGTTTACCGACCGCAAAGTGAAAAAGATTAGTTTCTACGGACAACCTGATTCAAAACTAGTACCTCCGCAGGAACTGAAGGAAGCGGAAAAGAAGCTGGATGGCTTTAACTGGCGCATCGCCGAACGACCGACGAAAGCACGTTTGCTTGGCTTACCGGAACCGTCGGCGGGTGGGCCAATCAGCTCGAGAACCAACCCGGGTAAAGAGGGTCCGGCTCCGGCGGAGGCTTCCGCAACGCTGAAACGGGAAGTGCCGGTTGGCGAATCGAAGTTGAAGGGCTTGATTCGAAAGACGTCGGCCAGCCCGGATACAAAAGCAGCGGTTCAGGCAGGGTCTGCGACCCAAAAAACCGTCAGCCCGGTTACGAAAAAAAATTCTCAACCCGCAGACAGCGTATCTACCGGAACAGTAAAAGCAGTCAACACCGGCACGCAACCCGTAAGCTCCCCGGCAGCAGAAAGCGACCTGGAACGGGAGCTTAACAAGAAGCCGGTTCGCAAGAAAGGTAATTAA
- a CDS encoding T9SS type A sorting domain-containing protein, which produces MKQPVRLYAWLTGLVFLVSQSLLAQTDSSKPKSRLELGQKPAPTSRVIHSRNFPFLKHPTVASLDRGVTVQKNTAINQYYRNQLLNATTTKTARATGTESSNVATPENRQISAEETRKSDKDFMYSNDQITVSNIYPNPANEFAEIDYKITGNVKDAKLTFYNVLGAQVADHTLDGNEGKVRIVTRDMNSGLYFYRLSIDNQKIVTKKLMVSHQ; this is translated from the coding sequence ATGAAACAACCTGTACGTCTATATGCCTGGTTAACCGGACTAGTCTTTCTGGTATCGCAGAGCCTGTTGGCTCAAACCGATAGCAGCAAGCCCAAGAGTCGGTTGGAGCTGGGGCAAAAACCAGCCCCGACCAGCCGTGTTATCCATTCCCGCAATTTCCCGTTCTTGAAGCATCCTACAGTTGCCAGCCTGGATCGGGGCGTAACGGTTCAGAAAAATACCGCGATCAATCAATACTACCGGAATCAACTGCTGAATGCTACCACCACTAAAACGGCTCGTGCAACCGGCACGGAATCCAGCAACGTAGCAACCCCTGAGAACCGCCAGATATCAGCCGAGGAAACCCGAAAAAGTGACAAAGACTTCATGTATTCGAATGACCAGATTACGGTGTCTAACATCTACCCTAATCCGGCCAACGAATTTGCCGAGATTGATTACAAAATCACTGGTAACGTTAAAGATGCCAAGCTGACGTTCTACAATGTGCTAGGAGCTCAGGTAGCTGATCATACGTTGGATGGCAACGAAGGCAAAGTCCGGATTGTAACCCGAGACATGAATTCTGGACTATACTTTTATCGGTTATCCATCGATAATCAAAAGATTGTTACGAAAAAATTAATGGTCAGCCACCAGTAG
- a CDS encoding outer membrane protein assembly factor BamD, whose protein sequence is MLFASCSPFQKLQKTGTDEQKYQAAVAYFKKGEFYKAGLLFEELIPILKGSTESEMAQFYRAHCEYQQQNYQLSAFHFKQFYETFARSDYAHEAMYFYALSLYKDSPNYNLDQSNTLTAMAALQDFINANPQSPFRQECTQYITDLRNKLELKAYDKAKLYYKTSAANIANYRSSVVSITNFLREYPDSKYNQELAYLRVDAQYNLAKNSFADKLKERHQDVVTYYLALVDKFPKSPDLKKAERMYEDSRAELEKIATQEKEKQNQQQKPAKVTATASN, encoded by the coding sequence ATGCTTTTTGCATCATGCAGCCCGTTTCAGAAATTACAGAAAACGGGCACGGACGAACAAAAATACCAAGCGGCCGTTGCCTATTTCAAGAAAGGCGAATTTTACAAAGCGGGTTTGTTATTTGAGGAGTTGATTCCCATTTTAAAAGGAAGCACGGAGTCTGAAATGGCCCAGTTTTACCGGGCTCACTGCGAATACCAGCAGCAGAACTACCAACTCTCGGCGTTTCATTTCAAGCAATTTTACGAAACCTTTGCCCGAAGCGATTATGCCCACGAAGCGATGTATTTTTATGCGCTTTCCCTGTATAAAGATTCGCCAAATTATAACTTAGATCAATCGAACACACTGACGGCCATGGCCGCCCTGCAGGATTTTATCAATGCCAACCCGCAGAGTCCCTTCCGTCAGGAATGTACCCAATACATCACCGACCTGCGTAACAAGCTTGAACTAAAGGCCTACGATAAGGCCAAACTCTACTATAAAACCAGCGCGGCTAATATTGCTAATTACCGTTCATCGGTGGTGTCGATTACCAACTTTTTGCGTGAATATCCTGATTCAAAATACAACCAGGAACTGGCTTACCTGCGGGTGGATGCTCAATACAATTTGGCTAAAAATAGCTTCGCAGATAAGTTAAAGGAACGCCACCAGGATGTGGTTACCTATTACCTAGCTTTGGTTGATAAGTTTCCGAAAAGCCCGGATCTCAAAAAGGCCGAACGCATGTACGAAGACAGCCGGGCAGAGTTGGAAAAAATCGCTACCCAGGAAAAAGAAAAACAAAATCAGCAGCAAAAGCCCGCAAAAGTTACTGCGACGGCCTCTAATTAA
- a CDS encoding DNA-directed RNA polymerase subunit omega codes for MASNPSLITRDTDKIAAATGNLYESVSIISKRARQISSKMKEELSNKLSEFASAVDNLEEVFENREQIEISKYYERLPKPTTVATDEFLEGKLQWRTVDEETSNTL; via the coding sequence ATGGCAAGTAATCCTTCTCTCATCACCCGTGACACTGATAAGATTGCGGCAGCAACGGGTAATCTGTATGAATCCGTATCGATCATTTCGAAACGGGCCCGGCAGATTTCGAGTAAAATGAAAGAAGAACTCAGCAATAAATTATCAGAGTTTGCTTCGGCAGTCGACAACCTGGAGGAAGTGTTTGAGAACCGCGAGCAGATCGAAATTTCGAAATACTACGAGCGCCTTCCCAAACCGACAACCGTAGCAACGGATGAGTTTCTGGAAGGAAAGCTGCAATGGCGGACGGTCGACGAAGAAACCTCGAACACCCTGTAA